A genomic window from Glycine soja cultivar W05 chromosome 10, ASM419377v2, whole genome shotgun sequence includes:
- the LOC114369690 gene encoding APO protein 3, mitochondrial-like, translating into MLPRHVQTIGSLLERVMQVHVAQLRGINTHFCLWYSSVSTCNELPRKLNKYERKPPVTSFNELKRQARLERKERQKVHENKLQPPENGLLVEHLIPIAHEVYAARCELISTVSRLVNYIAIYTCSLCGEVHVGHPPHQIRTCDVRGSPSSKEHSWVKGGVEHVLPLVESFHLYDRIGRAVSHNEMLEVDRIPAIVELCIQAGFDIPEYPTRRRSFPVYCVAGRIIDFEKRFPKEISLGEDIEAHGFWFKKKRVDVNTNSMAMQSDDIQAIAVRGMKAWEKMHGGASKLMEKYAVQTCGYCPEVQVGPKGHRGRNCQAFKHQMRDGQHAWQEARIDDLAPPVYVFHIRDDQPRKPLVNELKKYYGMLPAVVELFAQAGAPVDKSYACMMREDVVIPQMDEEKWVV; encoded by the exons ATGCTGCCAAGACATGTTCAAACTATTGGTAGTCTCCTTGAGAGAGTTATGCAAGTTCATGTTGCGCAGCTCAGAGGAATAAATACACATTTCTGTCTTTGGTACTCTTCTGTGTCGACTTGTAATGAGCTGCCAAGAAAGCTCAACAAGTATGAGAGGAAACCACCGGTGACAAGTTTTAATGAACTTAAGCGTCAAGCCAGACTGGAGAGAAAGGAGAGGCAAAAGGTGCATGAGAATAAATTACAACCTCCCGAAAATGGCTTATTGGTGGAGCATTTAATTCCTATTGCTCATGAAGTTTATGCTGCCAGATGTGAACTAATATCTACTGTTTCAAGACTTGTCAACTACATTGCTATTTATACATGCAG CTTATGTGGAGAAGTTCATGTTGGTCATCCACCACATCAAATTAGAACATGCGATGTTAGAGGAAGCCCATCAAGCAAAGAACATAGTTGGGTCAAAGGTGGTGTTGAACATGTTCTGCCACTTGTAGAGTCATTTCATCTGTATGATAGAATAGGGAGGGCTGTTTCACATAATGAAATGCTTGAAGTAGACCGAATTCCAGCAATTGTTGAATTGTGTATTCAGGCAGGTTTTGACATACCTGAGTACCCTACCAGGAGAAGGTCCTTCCCTGTTTACTGTGTTGCTGGTAGGATTATTGATTTTGAGAAAAGATTTCCTAAAGAAATTTCTCTTGGTGAAGATATAGAAGCACATGGGTTttggtttaagaaaaaaagagtggatgTAAACACAAATTCTATGGCAATGCAATCTGATGATATCCAAG CTATTGCTGTTCGAGGCATGAAAGCCTGGGAAAAAATGCATGGAGGAGCTTCAAAACTTATGGAGAAGTATGCTGTCCAAACTTGTGGATATTGTCCAGAGGTACAAGTGGGACCCAAAGGTCATAGAGGACGAAATTGTCAAGCTTTCAAACACCAGATGAGGGATGGACAACATGCATGGCAGGAGGCAAGAATTGATGATTTGGCACCTCCAGTATATGTCTTTCACATTCGAGATGATCAACCTAGGAAACCTCTGGTAAATGAGTTGAAAAAGTACTATGGTATGCTACCTGCAGTGGTTGAGCTATTTGCCCAAGCTGGGGCTCCAGTTGATAAGAGTTATGCTTGTATGATGAGGGAAGATGTTGTAATCCCTCAAATGGATGAGGAAAAGTGGGTTGTTTAA
- the LOC114370553 gene encoding calcium-dependent protein kinase 20-like isoform X2, with translation MGNNCVGPNVGNGFLQSVTAAVWKTRPPENRLPPPNAEAKAPGGSAPSTATTTTNTADSSKSPEPPPGMPVQSTPPEPVKMPAAAADAAKPLPLKPEKPASSHAMEPVPGGGDNNHQTKKPTHLKRVSSVGLQVESVLGRKTENMKEFFSLGRKLGQGQFGTTFLCVQKGTNKDFACKSIAKRKLTTQEDVEDVRREIQIMHHLAGHPNVIQIVGAYEDAVAVHVVMELCAGGELFDRIIQRGHYTERKAAELARLILNVVEACHSLGVMHRDLKPENFLFINHEEESPLKTIDFGLSVFFRPGETFTDVVGSPYYVAPEVLRKQYGPECDVWSAGVIIYILLSGVPPFWDETEQGIFEQVLKGELDFISEPWPSISESAKDLVRRMLIRDPKKRMTAHEVLCHPWVQVGGVAPDKPLDSAVLTRLKQFSAMNKLKKIAIRVIAENLSEEEIAGLKEMFKMIDTDNSGQITLEELKNGLERVGSVLKDSEITWLMEAADVDNSGTIDYGEFLAAMLHLNKIQKEDHLYAAFTYFDKDGSGYITKDELQQACEQFGLKDYHLDDIICEIDKDNDGRIDYSEFAAMMQDTDFGKMGF, from the exons ATGGGCAACAACTGTGTGGGACCCAACGTCGGCAACGGCTTCCTCCAGTCCGTCACCGCGGCGGTGTGGAAAACGCGCCCGCCGGAGAACCGCCTTCCTCCGCCCAACGCCGAGGCCAAAGCCCCCGGCGGATCCGCGCCTTCCACCGCAACCACAACCACCAACACCGCCGATTCCTCGAAATCACCGGAGCCTCCTCCCGGCATGCCGGTCCAGAGCACACCGCCAGAGCCGGTCAAAATGCCTGCCGCCGCCGCCGACGCTGCGAAACCGCTCCCGCTGAAGCCCGAGAAGCCGGCCTCGAGCCACGCCATGGAGCCGGTCCCCGGCGGCGGCGATAACAACCACCAGACCAAGAAGCCCACCCACTTGAAAAGGGTATCTAGTGTGGGACTTCAAGTGGAATCCGTGTTAGGTCGAAAAACCGAAAACATGAAAGAGTTCTTTAGTTTGGGGCGCAAGTTAGGGCAAGGGCAATTCGGGACAACGTTTTTATGCGTCCAAAAGGGCACAAACAAAGACTTCGCTTGCAAATCAATCGCAAAGCGCAAATTGACAACGCAGGAGGATGTGGAAGATGTAAGGAGGGAGATTCAAATCATGCACCACTTGGCGGGTCACCCCAATGTGATACAAATTGTTGGGGCTTATGAGGATGCTGTGGCTGTGCATGTTGTCATGGAGCTTTGTGCTGGAGGAGAGTTGTTTGATAGGATCATTCAAAGGGGGCATTACACTGAGAGAAAGGCTGCTGAACTTGCTAGGCTGATTCTTAATGTTGTGGAGGCTTGTCATTCTCTTGGGGTCATGCATAGGGATTTGAAGCCTgagaattttttgtttattaatcaTGAGGAGGAGTCACCTCTTAAGACCATTGATTTTGGACTCTCTGTGTTCTTTAGACCAG GTGAAACATTCACTGATGTGGTTGGGAGCCCATACTATGTGGCCCCTGAAGTTTTGCGGAAGCAATATGGTCCAGAATGTGATGTTTGGAGTGCTGGGGTGATCATCTATATTTTACTCAGTGGAGTTCCCCCATTTTGGGATG AAACGGAACAGGGAATATTTGAGCAAGTTTTGAAAGGAGAACTTGACTTCATTTCTGAACCCTGGCCTAGCATATCTGAAAGTGCAAAGGATCTTGTTCGGAGGATGCTTATAAGGGACCCTAAGAAGCGGATGACAGCACATGAAGTTCTTT GCCACCCATGGGTTCAGGTTGGAGGTGTTGCACCTGATAAACCACTTGATTCTGCTGTCTTGACTCGTTTGAAGCAATTCTCTGCAATGAACAAGCTCAAAAAAATAGCCATTAGA GTAATTGCTGAAAACCTGTCTGAGGAAGAAATTGCAGGACTGAAAGAAATGTTCAAGATGATAGACACGGATAACAGCGGACAGATCACTCTTGAGGAACTGAAAAATGGTTTGGAGAGAGTGGGTTCTGTTCTTAAGGATTCTGAAATTACTTGGCTAATGGAAGCA GCAGACGTGGATAACAGTGGTACCATAGACTATGGTGAATTCTTAGCAGCTATGCTTCATCTAAACAAGATCCAGAAGGAGGATCATCTATATGCTGCATTCACATACTTTGACAAAGATGGGAGTGGATACATTACAAAAGATGAGCTCCAACAAGCCTGCGAACAGTTCGGCCTAAAGGATTATCATCTAGATGATATAATATGTGAAATTGACAAAGATAAT GATGGACGCATTGATTACAGCGAGTTTGCAGCAATGATGCAAGACACTGATTTTGgcaaaatgggtttttaa
- the LOC114370553 gene encoding calcium-dependent protein kinase 20-like isoform X1, translated as MGNNCVGPNVGNGFLQSVTAAVWKTRPPENRLPPPNAEAKAPGGSAPSTATTTTNTADSSKSPEPPPGMPVQSTPPEPVKMPAAAADAAKPLPLKPEKPASSHAMEPVPGGGDNNHQTKKPTHLKRVSSVGLQVESVLGRKTENMKEFFSLGRKLGQGQFGTTFLCVQKGTNKDFACKSIAKRKLTTQEDVEDVRREIQIMHHLAGHPNVIQIVGAYEDAVAVHVVMELCAGGELFDRIIQRGHYTERKAAELARLILNVVEACHSLGVMHRDLKPENFLFINHEEESPLKTIDFGLSVFFRPGETFTDVVGSPYYVAPEVLRKQYGPECDVWSAGVIIYILLSGVPPFWDETEQGIFEQVLKGELDFISEPWPSISESAKDLVRRMLIRDPKKRMTAHEVLCHPWVQVGGVAPDKPLDSAVLTRLKQFSAMNKLKKIAIRVIAENLSEEEIAGLKEMFKMIDTDNSGQITLEELKNGLERVGSVLKDSEITWLMEAADVDNSGTIDYGEFLAAMLHLNKIQKEDHLYAAFTYFDKDGSGYITKDELQQACEQFGLKDYHLDDIICEIDKDNVIHCIPVVYFFCFLLFDLNSALFSGWTH; from the exons ATGGGCAACAACTGTGTGGGACCCAACGTCGGCAACGGCTTCCTCCAGTCCGTCACCGCGGCGGTGTGGAAAACGCGCCCGCCGGAGAACCGCCTTCCTCCGCCCAACGCCGAGGCCAAAGCCCCCGGCGGATCCGCGCCTTCCACCGCAACCACAACCACCAACACCGCCGATTCCTCGAAATCACCGGAGCCTCCTCCCGGCATGCCGGTCCAGAGCACACCGCCAGAGCCGGTCAAAATGCCTGCCGCCGCCGCCGACGCTGCGAAACCGCTCCCGCTGAAGCCCGAGAAGCCGGCCTCGAGCCACGCCATGGAGCCGGTCCCCGGCGGCGGCGATAACAACCACCAGACCAAGAAGCCCACCCACTTGAAAAGGGTATCTAGTGTGGGACTTCAAGTGGAATCCGTGTTAGGTCGAAAAACCGAAAACATGAAAGAGTTCTTTAGTTTGGGGCGCAAGTTAGGGCAAGGGCAATTCGGGACAACGTTTTTATGCGTCCAAAAGGGCACAAACAAAGACTTCGCTTGCAAATCAATCGCAAAGCGCAAATTGACAACGCAGGAGGATGTGGAAGATGTAAGGAGGGAGATTCAAATCATGCACCACTTGGCGGGTCACCCCAATGTGATACAAATTGTTGGGGCTTATGAGGATGCTGTGGCTGTGCATGTTGTCATGGAGCTTTGTGCTGGAGGAGAGTTGTTTGATAGGATCATTCAAAGGGGGCATTACACTGAGAGAAAGGCTGCTGAACTTGCTAGGCTGATTCTTAATGTTGTGGAGGCTTGTCATTCTCTTGGGGTCATGCATAGGGATTTGAAGCCTgagaattttttgtttattaatcaTGAGGAGGAGTCACCTCTTAAGACCATTGATTTTGGACTCTCTGTGTTCTTTAGACCAG GTGAAACATTCACTGATGTGGTTGGGAGCCCATACTATGTGGCCCCTGAAGTTTTGCGGAAGCAATATGGTCCAGAATGTGATGTTTGGAGTGCTGGGGTGATCATCTATATTTTACTCAGTGGAGTTCCCCCATTTTGGGATG AAACGGAACAGGGAATATTTGAGCAAGTTTTGAAAGGAGAACTTGACTTCATTTCTGAACCCTGGCCTAGCATATCTGAAAGTGCAAAGGATCTTGTTCGGAGGATGCTTATAAGGGACCCTAAGAAGCGGATGACAGCACATGAAGTTCTTT GCCACCCATGGGTTCAGGTTGGAGGTGTTGCACCTGATAAACCACTTGATTCTGCTGTCTTGACTCGTTTGAAGCAATTCTCTGCAATGAACAAGCTCAAAAAAATAGCCATTAGA GTAATTGCTGAAAACCTGTCTGAGGAAGAAATTGCAGGACTGAAAGAAATGTTCAAGATGATAGACACGGATAACAGCGGACAGATCACTCTTGAGGAACTGAAAAATGGTTTGGAGAGAGTGGGTTCTGTTCTTAAGGATTCTGAAATTACTTGGCTAATGGAAGCA GCAGACGTGGATAACAGTGGTACCATAGACTATGGTGAATTCTTAGCAGCTATGCTTCATCTAAACAAGATCCAGAAGGAGGATCATCTATATGCTGCATTCACATACTTTGACAAAGATGGGAGTGGATACATTACAAAAGATGAGCTCCAACAAGCCTGCGAACAGTTCGGCCTAAAGGATTATCATCTAGATGATATAATATGTGAAATTGACAAAGATAATGTAATACATTGCATTCCAGTGGTTtactttttctgttttcttttatttgactTGAATTCTGCACTGTTTTCAGGATGGACGCATTGA